The Nitrogeniibacter aestuarii genome has a window encoding:
- a CDS encoding sulfite exporter TauE/SafE family protein produces MDEWLLILLALGGFSAGFVDAVVGGGGLIQIPLLFSAFTQHVPAVIFGTNKIASIFGTATAAVHFAKRIKFDLKLTAVGALFALGGSFLGARSVAYLDPEVARPLVLAMLVAVAIYTFKNKNFGTASDDELVEGRSAYIRLGLIAVAIGFYDGFFGPGTGSFFIFLMIRFLRMDFLRASATAKVLNFATNLAAIGYFASIDAVLWQVGLTMAVANVLGAITGSHLAIKHGAGFVRRLFLVVVVALISKMAYDMM; encoded by the coding sequence ATGGATGAGTGGCTTCTCATTCTCCTCGCTCTCGGCGGATTTTCTGCGGGATTCGTTGATGCTGTTGTCGGTGGTGGAGGACTGATTCAGATACCCCTGCTCTTCTCAGCATTCACACAACACGTTCCGGCCGTCATCTTTGGCACCAACAAGATCGCAAGCATTTTCGGCACCGCGACGGCCGCCGTTCATTTCGCCAAACGAATCAAGTTCGACCTGAAGCTCACGGCGGTGGGTGCTCTGTTCGCACTAGGCGGCTCTTTTCTCGGTGCGCGCAGTGTTGCCTATCTCGATCCCGAAGTCGCACGCCCGCTCGTGTTGGCCATGCTCGTTGCGGTGGCGATCTATACATTCAAGAACAAGAATTTCGGCACCGCCTCGGATGACGAACTCGTTGAAGGACGTAGTGCATACATTCGGCTCGGGCTGATTGCGGTTGCCATCGGCTTTTATGATGGATTCTTCGGGCCCGGCACCGGAAGCTTTTTCATCTTCCTGATGATCCGATTTCTCCGGATGGATTTCCTGCGCGCGTCGGCAACCGCCAAGGTGCTCAACTTTGCCACCAACCTCGCCGCCATCGGCTACTTCGCGAGCATCGACGCCGTTCTCTGGCAGGTTGGCCTCACCATGGCGGTCGCCAACGTTCTGGGCGCCATCACCGGAAGTCATCTGGCAATCAAGCACGGCGCCGGCTTTGTACGCAGGCTCTTTCTCGTCGTGGTTGTCGCCCTGATTTCGAAGATGGCGTACGACATGATGTGA
- the mnmE gene encoding tRNA uridine-5-carboxymethylaminomethyl(34) synthesis GTPase MnmE has translation MPRRPDTIAAIATAPGRGGVGIVRLSGLGLSDLASRLNGGALPTPRYAHFRSFIDAHGQMIDEGLLLYFPAPHSFTGEDVIELQGHGGPVVMQLLLEHCLSLGARLAEPGEFTQRAFLNNKLDLAQAEAVADLIEASTTAAARSAVRSLSGAFSNAIHEIQDQLITLRMLVEATLDFPEEEIDFLESANAIPRMEAIREALVELLDRSRQGAIMREGLHVVLVGQPNVGKSSLLNQLAGEERAIVTDIAGTTRDALKETIQIAGIPLHIVDTAGLRDTGDAVERIGIERTWKEISRADVILRLVDSRTGLTDEDHVIDDQLPAGIPRITVSNKCDLVGLEPEGHTDDHGHYRIRLSAKTGEGVSILRDQLLVIAGWHPHSEDTFLARKRHLASLDLALGHVRTALDRTHALELMAEELRLSHEALGEIVGEFTPDDLLGEIFSRFCIGK, from the coding sequence GTGCCAAGAAGACCTGACACCATTGCCGCCATCGCCACCGCGCCCGGGCGCGGTGGCGTCGGCATTGTCCGCCTTTCCGGCTTGGGTCTGTCTGACCTGGCCAGCCGCCTGAACGGCGGCGCACTCCCCACTCCCCGATACGCTCATTTTCGATCATTCATCGATGCCCATGGGCAGATGATCGACGAAGGTCTGCTGCTGTATTTCCCCGCGCCCCACTCTTTCACCGGCGAAGACGTGATCGAGCTGCAGGGCCATGGCGGCCCGGTGGTGATGCAGCTCCTGCTCGAACACTGCCTGTCGCTCGGTGCCCGCCTGGCGGAACCCGGCGAATTCACCCAACGCGCCTTCCTGAACAACAAGCTGGATCTCGCGCAGGCTGAAGCCGTGGCCGATCTCATCGAAGCATCAACCACGGCTGCCGCGCGCTCGGCAGTGCGCTCACTGAGCGGCGCGTTCTCCAATGCCATCCACGAGATCCAGGACCAGCTGATCACTCTGCGGATGCTGGTCGAGGCGACGCTGGATTTTCCCGAAGAGGAAATCGATTTTCTCGAGTCGGCCAACGCCATCCCGCGCATGGAAGCGATTCGCGAAGCACTTGTGGAATTGCTGGATCGTTCGCGCCAGGGCGCCATCATGCGCGAGGGCCTGCATGTGGTGCTGGTGGGTCAGCCGAATGTGGGCAAATCAAGCCTCCTCAATCAACTGGCTGGTGAAGAGCGCGCGATTGTCACCGACATCGCCGGCACGACGCGCGACGCCCTCAAGGAGACCATTCAGATCGCTGGCATCCCGCTTCACATCGTGGATACCGCGGGTCTGCGTGACACCGGCGACGCCGTGGAGCGCATCGGGATCGAGCGCACATGGAAAGAGATTTCCAGGGCTGACGTGATTCTTCGTTTGGTCGATAGCCGCACAGGCCTGACTGACGAAGATCATGTCATCGATGATCAACTCCCTGCCGGTATCCCCCGAATTACCGTGTCGAACAAATGCGACCTGGTCGGCCTTGAGCCAGAAGGACATACGGACGATCACGGCCACTATCGTATTCGCCTCTCTGCGAAAACCGGCGAGGGCGTTTCGATTCTTCGCGACCAGTTACTCGTGATCGCAGGTTGGCACCCTCACTCTGAGGACACCTTCCTCGCGCGCAAGCGTCACCTGGCATCGCTGGACTTAGCACTCGGCCATGTGCGCACCGCACTCGATCGCACGCACGCGCTCGAACTCATGGCGGAAGAATTGCGGCTTTCGCACGAAGCCCTGGGTGAGATCGTCGGAGAGTTCACCCCCGACGATCTGCTTGGCGAGATCTTCTCCCGATTCTGCATCGGGAAATAG